A single region of the Liolophura sinensis isolate JHLJ2023 chromosome 9, CUHK_Ljap_v2, whole genome shotgun sequence genome encodes:
- the LOC135474703 gene encoding histone H1-delta-like, with protein MADTAPVAAPAAAKPAKKKVASKPKKPADHPKYSEMIKAAIANLKERGGSSRQKILKYIMANYKVADEKTVNTHLKMALKAGVKSNALKQSKGTGASGSFRLGESAKKAAPKLKKVKKPKAAKPKSPKKAKSAKPKAKKPAAKKPAAKKAVKPKKPAAKKSPKKVKAAKPKAAKPKTAKPKTKKSPKKAAAKK; from the coding sequence ATGGCAGATACAGCTCCCGTTGCCGCTCCAGCTGCGGCTAAACCCGCTAAGAAGAAGGTAGCCAGTAAGCCCAAGAAGCCTGCAGATCACCCGAAATACAGCGAGATGATCAAAGCAGCCATCGCCAACCTGAAGGAGAGGGGAGGTTCATCCCGTCAAAAGATCCTCAAGTACATCATGGCTAACTACAAAGTGGCTGATGAGAAGACTGTCAACACCCATCTTAAGATGGCCCTGAAGGCTGGTGTGAAGAGTAACGCTCTAAAGCAGTCCAAGGGCACTGGTGCCTCTGGTTCTTTCCGTCTCGGAGAGTCTGCAAAGAAGGCCGCCCCAAAACTGAAGAAAGTCAAGAAGCCGAAGGCAGCCAAACCCAAATCACCAAAGAAGGCAAAGAGCGCCAAACCAAAGGCCAAGAAACCCGCCGCCAAGAAGCCTGCTGCGAAGAAGGCTGTCAAACCAAAGAAGCCAGCAGCCAAGAAATCCCCAAAGAAGGTGAAAGCAGCCAAGCCAAAGGCCGCCAAGCCCAAGACCGCCAAGCCAAAGACAAAGAAGTCCCCCAAAAAGGCTGCTGCCAAGAAGTAA
- the LOC135474704 gene encoding CKLF-like MARVEL transmembrane domain-containing protein 7 — MADDMPNKYSYDAQTTSPTAESQAIGPDVSYIKTLPGILKIAEIVLSIIAFICATVYPWAYGGGGWVQFVTISTFVGVLVLFIFHFMHIISRLPGPWMLIEFIYYCVYTLFMLIAAIVAAANGWRDASIGAAAFFCFAALAVLAVDTFMMFRTWQAGRQSSGQSANTATITTTTTTREQY; from the exons ATGGCGGACGACATGCCCAACAAGTATAGCTATGATGCTCAGACGACTTCACCAACAGCAGAGAGTCAGGCTATCGGGCCAGACGTGTCCTACATCAAAACTCTTCCTGGGATTTTGAAGATAGCCGAAATT GTGCTGAGTATTATTGCCTTCATCTGCGCGACGGTGTACCCATGGGCATACGGGGGTGGTGGCTGGGTACAGTTTGTCACCATATCAACATTTGTTGGTGTCCTTGTCCTCTTCATCTTTCACTTCATGCACATCATCAGCAGGCTACCAGGGCCCTGGATGTTGATT GAGTTCATTTATTACTGCGTGTATACACTTTTCATGTTGATCGCAGCAATTGTTGCAGCTGCAAATGGATGGCGGGACGCGTCTATCGGTGCAGCTGCG TTTTTCTGTTTTGCTGCTCTGGCAGTTCTGGCAGTGGACACCTTCATGATGTTCCGTACATGGCAGGCAGGCAGACAATCAAGCGGACAGTCAGCTAACACTGCAACCataaccaccaccaccaccaccagaGAACAATATTAA